TGTTAGTTGATTTTAGAGGCGGGGTGTCTTGAATGGAACGAGCGCTTCTGGAAATCGCTAGGCATTTGAGGAGACACCCTCTCTTTTAGCCCATCGTCTCTGTTAATGAGGAGCCTTATAGTTTCCTAAAATCTTTATTCGATCTAGTTGTGCAATCTCCCTGGCATGGATTAGACTCGTGTTTCACACACTCCTATTTGATCCGTAACTGCTCGCCGGCCGGCTGCCTTGTACTTTAGTTCTTGCCTTTTCTTTTCGTATAATAATGGAGTTCACCACCAGCAGGGGATCTTATTGATGTTTACTTGTCGGGCCCATGAGTGATGAcggttcacaaaaaaaaaaaaaaatagaacaaCAACAACTTTGAAAGCCAAGCCACACCGTGTCGTGGTTAGTTACCACAGCTCGCGCACGGTGGGAACGTGGGGTTGTAGACTGAAGTACTACTCAGACAGCTTTCTCTCCACAGCACGGTAGCACACGAAGCAACGGCTTCGCCGTGACATCCTGCGCGCGATTCCATATGGAAAAGACGAAATCTCGCGATCGCCGCGCCTTTTCGTGTTGACGAGCGGCAAAGCGATCGTGCCCACAGAGAAGCCAAGGCGCGGCAGCACATGAGAAAAATCCCGGCTCTGGCGCActgcaaagagaaaataaaacgtAAGAAAGCCGACGGCACTGCGAGCCAATTAGCGAACTCATGATTGGCAATTTGACACGCAAGACCTCCCATGAGCCTACCTTGCCCATTGGGTATGTGACAGAGCATGAATCACACGGAAACGGCCAAGAAAAGCATCACCGTCCGCCTTTGTGCGTTTTGGTTGCCAGGTGAAGTTACCTTTGGTTTATTATTATATGGTGGGGAAGAACAGCCATCATATCATCGGCAACCAAAAAGGTAATAACGGGATCCAGATCGGAGGACAGGTGTCATTTTTCTCAATCTAATGTAATAATTGGGATTATTTTACCGTGTCATTTTCTGATTTTTCTCCCACTTTGATACCTTTAACCTTGCCATGGAACTTTTTAGTAGTTTTGCTTCCACTCTCAATGCTCAGTTCATAATTGTAGTGCTTAGTCCACATGTTTTGTTTTCTTCAACGTTTCTTTCATGCTTTGAGGCACCAACAATTTTTATATATTATTTAAAAAACTGCCAAAAGCTTGATCGTGACATTTCCACAGAAAAAATGTTTCAAGCTTTGCACAATTCGGGGCTAAGCTAGCTCCACCGTGTCTATAAGAACTCTCATGGGGGTTCAAGACAAGTTCCATGCCTCTCAAGTCtcaactacaaagcttatctcaCTGGCATATTATTCACTCATACAAAACTTGAGGCACAGCTAGCAACTCCTGTGTCCTTAGTATATCATCTTGAAAAGCACCATCATAAGCTCTCCGATCCACATCAAATATGAGGATAAGCAAGAGCGCCCCCGACCTCCTGAAGAAAGCGGTCACGTCCATCAAGAGCAAGACTGACGCTCTAAGAACAAAGCTCATCATTCTTGCCTCTCTGCACCGAAGGTTGGCGATGGTCTGTGCGATCTCTCGCCAGATCCATGGGCTTACCCCATCGAACACCCGGGAGAAGCAGGCTAGGGTGGAGCACCGCAGCAAGGCTCTCACGATGCGGAAGGCGATGGTAAGGAGCAAGGAGCCAGCTGGCGGTGATCATGGTGTTAGGGCTCATCCTGGTCTGTTTGAGGTGGCCAGGTTTGAGGACGATTACCATGGCTACCCCGACTGGATCAATTCCCTCTTCGACGATGACCATTGTTACAAGAATGAGGAGGACGTCGATGACGATGACCATGATGATCTTGATATTCTTGACGCACTCGATGAGCCATCCGTCATCGAGATCATAAGGAGCAAGCGGGAGGTTGAAGGTCTGGAGTTCAACATGGACGATGACATCGATGAGGCTTGTGACATGTTCATTAGGAGGTTCCGAAGCCAGATGAACCGGAGCTTTAGTGATTTTTGTATTAGCAAATAGTACTGACAAATTTGAATGACAATATATAGAAGATTGGATGAGATACTTGAGATGTACTTTAGTAGTAGCAGTTAATTAGGGACGAAAGGAAATTAATACCTTTTTTCAACACATAAACATATTCTGGAGTTGCATATCTGCTTTAGAAGTTTTTAGCTTCAATCTAGTACAGTATGTGTTTTATCAGCTTCATATAGCTGTTGGCCTTCAATATGTACGCGTGGACCCAAAATGACAGCATATGAGAAATTTTACAATGGTTGGAAAAAACATGATGGACAAGATCAGACAGTGGAAAAATAGGAGGTACCTAACTGAAAGTACTTAGAGGTAGTAAATAAATAGGGCTAGTACCCAATTAGATAGGGCCAGTACCAAAATAGGTGGGACAAcgtctattttttattttttattttattttcgaaTAAGGGTAAATTAGTTATTTTAGTATTGTTATTCAAGGACACCCACCAGCCCTGCAGCCGCCGTCGCCGTCCGCCCGCAGAGTCCTACCTCTGCGGCCTCGCCGAGTTCGGAACCGGCCTGCGCCGCGAGACCAACGTGCTCTGGAGGCCACCGCCCGGGTCGCGTACACGGAGCCGCAGCTGCAGCACCCCGGCGGGCTCATAGGTTTCGACGCGCTGCGGACAGAGCTCGTGCCCGTGCCGGCAGTCGCGCAGCTGGACGGTGCCTGGACGCCCGCTGGACACCTCGGCGTGCTACTTCCCAAACATGGCCGAGATATGGGCGCCGCTGCCGTCGCCTCGCCCCGACGGCAAGCCGCCAGGTCTCTGCAACACCCTGACATAGGAGACGCCTTCGAGCCGGGACGGAGACCGTAGAGTTCACGGGATTGTTGCGCGGAGACAACGATTTGGTACGCTTGCGTGCTCCAGCCTCCATCCATTCGTCATtcatggacgacgacgacgactgcaAGCTAGAATAGTTGTTCTTGGTCTTCTCCCCTTGTACTCTTATCTGTTCTTGTTTTCCTTTTCCCTTCGCGTGGACATATAAGACGATGTAGCTGGTATTTTGCTGTGTATTAATACATGTAAATTACTACAGAGGCACGATTGGTACGCTTGCTCCAGTCTACTCTGAAAACCCCAATCAGACACCTAATGGATACGCTTGCCCGTATATGTACCGCGTCGATGCCACGGACAAGTAGAAGTCCGTGAAAACGATGCCTCTCTTGCCAGCGTCGCAGCTCTTGCGCGTGTCCTGTCCCGGCCGGTCTCGCTTGGCAGTCGGAAGCGCAGCGGTGACCTCAATTACTAAAATACCCTCTATAATATATTTCTCAATTAATTacttagaaaatagaaaaaaatgaaATTACTTAGAGGTACCATGGTACTTTTCCCACCATTGTAAAAGATCTCAAATACTATACTTAAGAACTTCAATGCCAGTACCACGTACATGTAATCGCCCCTTTGTTGTTGATCATTCATGAGTTCACATGAGTATATTTGTCAAGTAAGTGTATATTTGCATGGATCGATATATAATTTGCCTTTTCCCCCAATCTTTAGAGTACAGATTTGAGAACTCTGAATTTGGAATCCAATCTCTGTACGGTGCATTtcctcaaaaaagaaaaaaaaatcagtacGGTGCAGCTATATGGAAATGCTGCCTGAGCCTATTCAGTCAAGATGGATTACCTCAACTTGGTAATTTACTGATTCTTGTGATACAAAAGTTGAAACCATTGAAGAGTCATTTGAGGTCTGTAATATCCTCAAGAAAATTAAATGGTTTGACAACTTTATGTGTATTGAGCAATTATTAGATGAGATTGATATTGATGCCAGCATCAATAACTTAACTTAGCATCTGGAAATATTAGAAAAAATTTCTAAGGTAACATTTCTATTTTGCTCGATAAGAATGCTGCTTTTTTATGCATTAAAGCGTTAGAAAGCATCGTCATATTCTAACTGTAGTTATATTAAAGGATATCTTCTTTTAGCTTCGCCAGTGCGATGCGAGACAACAACACATACGTAAACGAATCCTTGGAATAGGGCGTCCGTCCGTCCTGACGTTTCTGGTGGGCTGCAACACCAGTCCAAATGTCCCCCCTCCATCTGCTCGTCACCgtactttctaaaaaaaatcaccGAAGCGGACTGCACACGCTCCAACCGCGGAGCTCGCGGCGGCCAGCCGCGGCGGAGGCCGCCCGTGCTCATCTCGTGCTCGCCACGGCTGCCCACACTTATCTCGGCCGGGGAAAAGGCTGCCTAGCTCACCACATGTCGGGCCCCTAACTTAGGGTCCTATGTGCATCATGTATCAGTCCCTAGATCAATAGCTGATATGCACAATTCGTACAAGATTGATATCAAACACCATACTTTTATTACTAATGGGGAAAACACGTTACATGGTTCGGGTTTACATACCTTGGGCCGCTGGCCTTATATCGTATATCAGAGTTCTAAGACAACAGTCCTATGTCAACGTGGCTCCATTCTTACAGGTAGCTTGAAGTGCGGACGTACCCTAAACTTATTCCTTAGGCGTATTCCTATACTCCTATCGTCGTAGTCGTAGCATAGTTCTCTCGTACGGCTCTTTCTTCGAGTATACTCCCGATATCCTATCCTTGCATAGCTCTAGAAGTTCCACCATGGTATGTCCTCTTGTAgcttaactcctaaaaatatagaatggagggggttgagtacataaagtacttaGCAAGCCCTAAACTTTGGTGGAGGGAGGTGGAAAGGAAAGGCTATATGTGGAGGTGGTTATGGTGGTAGAGGTGAAAGTAGTAGGGTGAAGTAGTTATATTTATAGGTTGGATCATGGCAGAGTATTACTATTCTCACCAGTTCTCGTTGTTCATTATAATTACCAAATTAGTAAAATAGACCTTACCAGATTATCACAGTCGtagaagtctaatcatagtatcccatcctagcatttcactactacactcgcacctttcacagccATGTCGTAACCCCTATCGTATTATGATTTCGGCCTCGGCAGTAAGCTGACGATAGTGATAGTCATAGCCATCGCCGTCGCTATCTGAGGCTGACTAGGATGTTTACTACACCACCGTTTTGGCTCATCATCCGTCCGTGATAAGGTGCTTACTTCtgtcgcattggagcacgactCGCCTGTGTGGGTATGTACTAACACCGTCacatggcttatgatccatccgtgaTCAGATCTTTATTCCATCGCATTGAGGCCTAAACCGCCTGTgtaggtgtacactaacaccaccgtgttggcttatgatccgtccgtgatcAGGTCCTTATTTCTATCACATTGGAGCACGACCCGCCTGTGTCGAGGTGAACATCACCGTTGCTTCAACGAATGAACCGCCTGGTCATAGGGCATCGTCACCATCGCGTTGCAGTATGATCCATCgatgatgatcctttagtcggtatcgggttactaaacgattcgacggtgatacactattgacccctgccGCATCAGACGAATAGTGAtggtgatgacaaaacaaccaacgGCCCATACATCCGACGGCGGCAGAATTGCTTCTGGTTTTCAtaatgtatttactaattcagctgggccttaataacttactcaacacacaccatatagatataatcattacacatcattcatcatgtccacaatgaagagtacttgttataataacaatgctcgacactaacataacaactatGTCAACTAATGAATTAACACAAGTGGTACATAGATATCATAATAATGGTTCTGCTCTCTACAGACTTACATAAGGTAGATGTGCTCCGCTCCTTTCGATTGGCACTCCTTCATCAGCTTGGCAACCAATGCACGATGGAACCCCTGTTCTTTCTCCCATAGCCATTGTAGGAAAATCGTTCAAAAGCACCGAGACTCTTAAACCTGCATAATGCAAAGCAgcaaaattaataattaataatattcaacataccattggtttagttaccaagccaaaattggactatatatagactcaaaacaacttcctacctgaacaaagacatgtcctaacaataaaatatagcatatgcacctttattgctctgctaatgactctatgaacaagggaacataaggaagatagtgaggtctgTTGATACATAGACTCCAGGTAGGTCTAGGATAGCAGATGACCCGtgtagggaggacatgaacttttccatggttcatgtcatatgcaagcagtgttctgtcctccccaacaaggaaaatcaaattccattcaagGTGAACCGCAATCACTCTGTACTCTGCATCACAAACCTCATAACCAAATTCAATATTGTTCTATCCAAATATCTCCAGCGTGgtcaccgtatgcttcaatgtccatctattactaccatagtcttcaaggatctagattgaaagctgagtcatagtgtaaatattagtagtacataaacacaactgaccctgggattcatggatggagattgcatcaccacaTGGCTTCTGTATTTTCGTCCATGTCTTTCCGTCCATATCAACAGCAACGATCTAGGAGAACATGAGctagtgcataaaaccattaagaaacacatttcttgcatatgtggatactataataccatcaccccattcagattctttaaaTATCCAAGCTTcactcttagatgagtagatgctcacacctacAAACTCACCCTCCCTTATCttcccatattcaaacacatggaagtgcgaggagactaTCGGATCGACCCCAAGCGAGCCTTGCCACAAGAACGGAGGTTATCTGGCAGTAGCAACTATTTGTTAGTCGCCGGATTGCAGACAATATAGCGACACCCAAAACACCAgtagaaggacaaggaggggtgttcaccggCGATGCTGGCAAAGTGGCATTTGCCTTTCTAGGTTCGATAGAAGAATCTGGCAACAATCTAGGGTAGCTCCTTTCGGTACTCGGTGTCCGAGATGAGGTGGTTCCAGGAGCGGCAGACACACTTGCAGCTGCATAAGGAGCGGGCGGTGAGGCGGCAgaggatgaggaccaagacatggtctaTTAGGATGCCCACTCCCTTCATCTTGATGGGACCTCCATTTTAACAAGGATCTACTAGAGCAACAGACACACACTAATAAGATGGTAGCTTGCTTCCTACTTACATGAGTGAAGATGagaataaaaatccaagaaaaggaggtgcgaaagcattacccttgcaTTTGGATCTTGTAGCAGTGAGCTCGAGCGGGCACAGTGGTGAGTACCACCTTGGTCACCGGTGGATCTATGCGGGGCGGTGAGGCATAGCGGTGCCACGACGCGGAGCACTAGATTATCGGCGGTGAGCGACGGTGATGGGGAATAGTAGCACTGAGGAGGAGGCACCGAGGCAGATAGGGTGGGAAGCAGTCTTTGTAAGCTAAAGTTGGGGCCATGGCAATGGAAATTTAAGCGAAACTTCGTAAATACACGCGGGAGATTTCAGCGGGCTTGGAAATTGATGATAGCTGTGCCATCCTAACCGTCTAGAAATGGTAGTGAAGTCTGTTGGCGGTGGTGATTGTGTGTTACAAATATCACCTAATGACGGACGTGACATACGGTCGTGAAATCTAAGGTGCTCGGGGGCTACCATCACACTACCGGATGTAGAAGGCCGCTTCcccatcacacaaaataaacatcacaA
Above is a genomic segment from Miscanthus floridulus cultivar M001 chromosome 3, ASM1932011v1, whole genome shotgun sequence containing:
- the LOC136546586 gene encoding uncharacterized protein; protein product: MRISKSAPDLLKKAVTSIKSKTDALRTKLIILASLHRRLAMVCAISRQIHGLTPSNTREKQARVEHRSKALTMRKAMVRSKEPAGGDHGVRAHPGLFEVARFEDDYHGYPDWINSLFDDDHCYKNEEDVDDDDHDDLDILDALDEPSVIEIIRSKREVEGLEFNMDDDIDEACDMFIRRFRSQMNRSFSDFCISK